The Chlorogloeopsis sp. ULAP01 genome window below encodes:
- a CDS encoding response regulator, translated as MTTDLDTGFILLVDDNPTNLSVLSEALSNAGFRYRIAVDGESAIAQAQRNPPELILLDVQMPGIDGFETCRRLKANPVTQNIPVIFTTALADTDSKTQGFSLGAVDYIPKPFAQEEVLARVRVHLQLKRLTESLERQVSDRTTALQKAQVQMVQQEKLSTLGELIAGVAHEINNPINFIANNIPPLEEYIAAVIEILQLYQQEYPNPTAKITTAIKDLELEFALEDMAKILYSLKLGTEQIENLSISLRTFSRSDQDVKILADLHKGLDSTLMILQHRLKASGDRPCIEVIKSYGTLPEVNCYPGQMNQVFMNILANAIDALDDAIKLDKLSNWVAQIQIATEIDADGWVIIRIADNGLGMPESIKQRLFEPLFTTKPVGKGTGLGLSIAHQIVVEKHNGTLEVNSQPGRGAEFTIKVPIMNVIDD; from the coding sequence ATGACAACGGACTTAGACACTGGATTTATTTTACTTGTGGATGACAACCCCACAAACTTATCCGTTCTTTCCGAAGCTCTAAGCAATGCTGGTTTTCGGTACCGAATTGCAGTTGATGGAGAAAGTGCGATCGCTCAAGCCCAACGCAATCCACCAGAGTTAATCTTACTGGATGTTCAAATGCCAGGAATTGACGGATTTGAAACTTGCCGTCGCCTCAAAGCTAATCCTGTTACCCAAAATATTCCAGTGATTTTCACTACAGCCTTGGCGGATACAGACAGCAAAACTCAAGGATTTTCCCTTGGTGCAGTCGATTATATTCCTAAACCGTTTGCACAGGAGGAAGTTCTTGCCAGAGTGCGCGTACATTTGCAACTGAAACGACTTACTGAGTCATTGGAGCGGCAAGTAAGCGATCGCACCACTGCCTTGCAAAAAGCACAGGTTCAAATGGTGCAACAAGAAAAACTATCAACACTGGGAGAGTTAATCGCCGGAGTTGCCCACGAAATCAACAACCCCATCAACTTTATAGCCAATAATATCCCGCCCTTAGAAGAATACATTGCAGCAGTAATTGAAATTCTGCAATTGTATCAACAAGAGTATCCAAATCCGACAGCTAAAATTACTACTGCTATTAAAGACTTGGAGCTAGAATTTGCTCTCGAAGATATGGCAAAAATTTTGTACTCACTCAAGCTAGGCACAGAGCAAATAGAGAATCTGTCTATATCACTGCGTACCTTCTCGCGTTCGGATCAAGATGTCAAAATACTTGCGGATTTGCACAAAGGACTTGATAGTACGTTAATGATTTTGCAACATCGTCTCAAAGCTAGCGGCGATCGCCCCTGTATCGAAGTCATCAAAAGTTATGGCACATTGCCAGAGGTAAACTGCTATCCAGGGCAGATGAATCAAGTGTTTATGAATATTTTGGCAAATGCAATTGATGCCCTTGACGACGCCATAAAACTTGACAAATTGAGCAATTGGGTTGCTCAGATTCAGATTGCAACAGAGATAGATGCTGATGGCTGGGTTATAATTCGGATTGCTGACAATGGCTTAGGTATGCCAGAATCAATCAAACAAAGATTATTTGAGCCTTTGTTTACCACAAAGCCTGTTGGTAAAGGAACCGGGCTTGGCTTATCAATCGCTCATCAGATTGTTGTGGAAAAACACAATGGGACATTGGAAGTAAACTCTCAGCCAGGGAGAGGAGCCGAGTTTACAATCAAAGTTCCAATCATGAACGTAATTGATGATTAA
- a CDS encoding prolyl oligopeptidase family serine peptidase, with protein sequence MPAAKPLIYPSTRKSNQVDNYHGTAVVDPYRWLEDPDSEETKAWVEAQNKVTFGYLEEIPAKEKIKQRLTKLWDYEKYSVPFKEGERYFYFKNDGLQNQSVLYTLKSLDEEPTILLDPNTLSEDGTVALSGLAISENGKLLAYGLSTAGSDWQEWKVRDIETCQDLEDHLQWIKFSGASWTNDNKGFFYSRYDEPNEKSKLADVNYYQKLYYHRLGTSQSEDTLIYHCPDEKEWGFDGSVTEDGRYLIISVWLGTDPKNLVFYKDLTNPNSEVIELINKFEANYSFIDNDGNVFYFRTDLDAPRGRMIAIDTQKPTLENWQEIIPQVTETLESVGIINNQFVADYLKDAHSQIKIFNLSGEFVREVELPGIGSAGGFGGKRYDTETFYSFTSFTTPATIYRYDMVSGKSEIFRQPNVDFNPADYETKQIFYQSKDGTQVPMFITHKKGIKLDGNNPTYLYGYGGFNASLTPSFSVSNLVWMEMGGVYAVPSLRGGGEYGEEWHQAGMKLKKQNVFDDFIAAAEWLIANDYTKTIKLAVGGGSNGGLLVGACMTQRPDLFAAALPAVGVMDMLRFPKFTIGWAWVCEYGSPENPEEFKVLYAYSPLHNLKPSTAYPATLITTADHDDRVVPAHSFKFAAALQTVHAGDAPVLIRIETKAGHGAGKPTTKMIEEVADKWAFLVRTLNMQVDI encoded by the coding sequence ATGCCAGCTGCAAAACCTCTCATCTACCCATCTACCCGCAAAAGCAATCAAGTAGACAATTACCACGGCACTGCGGTGGTAGATCCTTATCGGTGGTTAGAAGATCCAGACTCAGAAGAAACTAAAGCTTGGGTGGAGGCACAAAACAAAGTTACTTTTGGCTATCTTGAAGAAATTCCTGCTAAGGAAAAAATTAAACAACGCCTTACCAAGCTGTGGGACTATGAAAAATACAGTGTTCCTTTTAAAGAAGGAGAGCGCTACTTTTACTTTAAAAATGACGGACTACAAAATCAAAGCGTACTTTACACCCTCAAATCTCTCGACGAAGAACCAACAATTCTACTCGATCCCAATACTCTTTCTGAAGATGGCACTGTCGCTCTTTCGGGATTAGCAATTAGCGAAAATGGTAAACTTTTAGCTTATGGTTTATCTACTGCTGGTTCTGACTGGCAAGAGTGGAAAGTACGCGATATCGAAACTTGCCAAGACTTAGAAGACCATCTACAGTGGATTAAATTCTCTGGTGCATCGTGGACAAATGACAATAAAGGCTTTTTCTATAGCCGCTACGATGAGCCGAATGAAAAATCTAAATTAGCAGATGTTAACTACTATCAAAAGCTTTACTATCATCGTTTGGGTACATCTCAATCTGAAGATACTTTAATTTACCATTGTCCTGACGAGAAAGAATGGGGTTTTGATGGTAGCGTTACAGAAGATGGACGCTATTTAATTATTTCCGTTTGGTTGGGAACAGATCCCAAAAATTTGGTTTTCTACAAGGATTTAACTAATCCAAATTCAGAAGTAATAGAACTGATTAACAAGTTTGAAGCAAATTATAGTTTTATTGATAATGATGGAAATGTTTTTTATTTTCGCACTGATTTAGATGCTCCACGCGGACGAATGATTGCCATTGATACTCAAAAACCTACTTTAGAAAATTGGCAAGAAATTATTCCGCAAGTAACAGAAACTTTAGAAAGCGTTGGCATTATCAATAACCAATTTGTTGCTGATTATCTTAAAGATGCTCACAGCCAAATCAAAATTTTTAATCTTAGTGGTGAATTTGTACGTGAGGTAGAATTACCTGGTATTGGCTCGGCAGGTGGCTTTGGTGGCAAGCGCTACGACACCGAAACTTTTTATAGTTTTACCAGCTTTACGACGCCAGCAACTATTTATCGCTATGACATGGTGAGCGGCAAAAGTGAAATTTTCCGTCAACCAAATGTAGATTTTAACCCTGCTGATTACGAAACAAAGCAAATTTTTTATCAAAGTAAAGATGGTACACAAGTGCCGATGTTTATCACCCATAAAAAGGGTATTAAATTAGATGGCAATAATCCCACCTATCTTTATGGTTATGGTGGTTTCAATGCTTCTCTTACTCCAAGTTTTTCTGTTAGTAATTTGGTATGGATGGAAATGGGTGGTGTTTATGCCGTTCCCAGTCTTCGTGGTGGAGGTGAGTATGGGGAAGAATGGCATCAAGCAGGGATGAAACTGAAAAAGCAGAATGTGTTTGATGATTTTATTGCTGCTGCTGAGTGGTTGATTGCCAATGACTACACTAAAACTATAAAATTGGCGGTTGGGGGTGGAAGCAATGGCGGATTATTAGTCGGTGCTTGCATGACTCAGCGCCCTGATTTATTTGCTGCGGCGTTGCCAGCAGTCGGTGTGATGGATATGTTGCGCTTCCCCAAATTTACTATTGGTTGGGCTTGGGTTTGTGAGTATGGTTCGCCGGAAAACCCGGAGGAATTTAAAGTACTTTATGCTTACTCGCCATTGCACAACCTCAAGCCTAGTACTGCTTACCCAGCGACTTTAATTACCACTGCCGATCACGACGATCGCGTTGTTCCAGCTCATAGTTTCAAGTTTGCTGCTGCTCTGCAAACCGTTCATGCTGGTGATGCGCCAGTGTTAATTAGAATTGAGACGAAGGCGGGACATGGAGCTGGCAAACCTACAACTAAGATGATTGAAGAAGTAGCAGATAAGTGGGCTTTTTTGGTGCGTACTTTGAATATGCAAGTTGATATTTAG
- the dnaK gene encoding molecular chaperone DnaK produces the protein MAKVVGIDLGTTNSCVAVMEGGKPTVIANAEGFRTTPSVVAFAKNGDRLVGQIAKRQAVMNPENTFYSVKRFIGRKFDEITHEATEVSYKVLRDGSGNVKLDCPVAGKQFAPEEISAQVLRKLVEDASKYLGEQVTQAVITVPAYFNDSQRQATKDAGKIAGVEVLRIINEPTAASLAYGLDKKSNETILVFDLGGGTFDVSILEVGDGVFEVLSTSGDTHLGGDDFDKKIVDFLAEEFRRQEGIDLRKDRQALQRLTEAAEKAKIELSSVTQAEINLPFITATQDGPKHLDTTLTRAKFEELCSDLIDRCRIPVENSLRDAKLSKNDIDEVVLVGGSTRIPAVQELVKRVIGKDPNQSVNPDEVVAVGAAIQAGVLAGDVTGILLLDVTPLSLGVETLGGVMTKIIPRNTTIPTKKSEVFSTAVDGQTNVEIHVLQGEREMASDNKSLGTFRLDGIPPAPRGVPQIEVVFDIDANGILNVTAKDKGTGKEQSISITGASTLDKSEVERMVNEAEKNASNDKDRREKIDRKNQADSLAYQAEKQLQDLGDKVNAADKSKVEGLVKDLREAITKEDDEQIKKLMPELQQALFAVGSNIYQQAGGAAPGAGTGAADDGTSTPGGSGDDVIDADFTESK, from the coding sequence ATGGCAAAAGTAGTTGGAATAGACTTAGGTACAACAAACTCCTGCGTAGCAGTAATGGAAGGTGGTAAGCCCACGGTTATTGCTAACGCAGAAGGTTTTAGGACAACGCCTTCTGTGGTGGCGTTTGCTAAAAATGGCGATCGCTTAGTTGGGCAAATCGCAAAGCGGCAAGCGGTGATGAACCCGGAAAACACCTTTTATTCTGTCAAACGCTTCATTGGCCGAAAATTTGATGAAATCACCCACGAAGCAACAGAAGTTTCATACAAAGTGTTGCGGGATGGCAGTGGTAATGTTAAATTAGATTGCCCCGTTGCTGGCAAACAGTTTGCTCCCGAAGAAATTTCAGCACAAGTTCTCCGCAAGCTGGTAGAAGATGCTAGCAAATATTTGGGCGAACAGGTAACTCAAGCGGTAATTACTGTTCCGGCATACTTTAATGACTCTCAGCGTCAAGCTACCAAAGACGCTGGTAAAATTGCTGGTGTTGAAGTGTTGCGGATTATCAACGAACCTACCGCAGCTTCTTTGGCATACGGGTTAGACAAAAAGAGTAACGAAACTATTCTCGTATTTGACCTTGGTGGTGGTACATTTGACGTGTCTATCCTCGAAGTAGGGGACGGCGTGTTTGAAGTACTATCTACTTCTGGTGATACTCACCTTGGTGGTGACGATTTCGATAAGAAAATCGTTGACTTTTTAGCAGAAGAATTCAGAAGACAAGAAGGTATCGATCTACGTAAAGACAGACAAGCTTTACAACGTCTGACTGAAGCCGCAGAAAAAGCTAAAATTGAACTTTCTAGCGTCACCCAAGCAGAGATTAACCTACCATTTATTACTGCTACTCAGGATGGCCCCAAGCACCTGGATACTACACTGACTCGTGCCAAATTTGAAGAACTCTGCTCTGACTTGATTGATCGCTGCCGCATTCCTGTAGAAAACTCACTTCGCGACGCTAAGTTAAGCAAAAACGATATTGATGAGGTTGTTTTAGTCGGTGGTTCTACCCGCATTCCCGCAGTACAAGAGTTAGTAAAGCGGGTCATTGGTAAAGATCCTAACCAAAGCGTCAACCCTGATGAAGTTGTAGCAGTTGGTGCTGCTATTCAAGCTGGTGTGCTTGCTGGTGATGTCACGGGTATCTTGTTGTTAGATGTAACACCACTGTCATTGGGTGTAGAAACCTTGGGTGGCGTTATGACTAAGATTATTCCTCGTAACACCACTATTCCTACCAAGAAATCGGAAGTATTCTCTACTGCCGTGGATGGGCAAACTAACGTTGAAATTCACGTTCTCCAAGGTGAACGGGAAATGGCTTCTGACAACAAGAGCCTTGGAACCTTCCGCCTTGATGGTATTCCTCCTGCACCCCGTGGCGTACCCCAAATCGAAGTTGTATTCGATATCGATGCCAACGGTATTTTGAACGTTACCGCCAAAGATAAAGGTACTGGTAAGGAACAGTCTATTAGCATTACTGGTGCTTCTACCCTCGATAAGTCCGAAGTCGAGCGGATGGTTAACGAAGCCGAGAAAAACGCTTCTAATGACAAAGATCGTCGGGAGAAAATTGATCGTAAGAACCAAGCTGACTCTTTGGCATATCAAGCCGAGAAACAGTTACAGGACTTAGGTGATAAAGTCAATGCAGCCGACAAGAGCAAAGTCGAAGGTTTGGTGAAAGATCTGCGCGAAGCCATCACCAAAGAAGACGACGAGCAAATCAAAAAGTTGATGCCAGAATTGCAACAGGCACTATTCGCGGTTGGTAGTAATATATATCAACAAGCTGGTGGTGCTGCTCCTGGTGCTGGTACTGGTGCTGCCGATGATGGTACTTCCACACCTGGTGGTAGCGGTGATGATGTAATTGACGCTGATTTTACTGAAAGCAAATAA
- a CDS encoding acetoacetate decarboxylase family protein — protein MFYPPAPWILQGYALISLHLLNIDRVRHLIPSELEIISVWSGKTVGGVYLSYYGSESELEYSELIVVPAFVGYRGTVGGWVSHIYVDNPDSVAGGREIWGLPKELAQFTWEKDNSVIVRQNNQILCNLKYDQPLFAWRQWLGGSSFSTKNSELLTFIAELESNLGLISSKLEVPVESPFSSLGFAQPFLSVQCDRMSLRVRSPEVLGQTAVAYS, from the coding sequence ATGTTTTATCCTCCAGCACCTTGGATACTACAAGGTTATGCACTCATTTCCTTACATCTATTAAATATTGACCGAGTGCGTCACCTCATCCCCTCCGAATTAGAAATAATTTCTGTATGGTCTGGTAAAACGGTAGGTGGTGTATATTTGTCCTATTATGGTTCCGAGTCTGAACTGGAGTACAGTGAGTTAATTGTTGTACCCGCATTTGTGGGTTATCGAGGTACAGTAGGTGGTTGGGTTTCCCATATTTATGTAGATAATCCTGATTCTGTGGCTGGCGGTCGAGAAATTTGGGGACTACCGAAGGAATTAGCCCAGTTTACTTGGGAAAAAGATAACAGTGTTATTGTTCGTCAAAACAATCAAATACTGTGTAATTTGAAATATGATCAGCCATTATTTGCGTGGCGACAGTGGCTAGGTGGATCTAGTTTTAGTACTAAAAATTCTGAACTTTTGACTTTTATTGCTGAACTAGAATCAAATTTAGGGTTGATTAGTTCTAAGTTAGAAGTTCCAGTAGAAAGTCCGTTTTCAAGTCTTGGTTTTGCTCAACCTTTTTTGAGCGTGCAGTGCGATCGCATGAGTTTGAGAGTGCGATCGCCCGAAGTCTTAGGACAAACAGCAGTTGCATATAGTTAG
- a CDS encoding Gfo/Idh/MocA family oxidoreductase, producing the protein MVNQDVIGVAVVGTGFGQKVHIPGFQAHPRTQVVAVYHRDLDQAKAIAQSHNIPHACNTIADIVSLSEVQAVSIATPPFLHYEMAKEVLQAGKHVLIEKPVTLNATEAKELYLLAKQKGVVATVDFEFRFVPGWQLFAELLSQGYVGNKRLIRIDWLGSSRADAVRAWNWYSQKEKGGGALGSLGSHTFDYINWLFGPIRRLNAHFNTAIPQRSDPSTGEFKPVDTDDTCMLMLELADGTPCQVSISAVVYAPRTHWLEVYGDRGTLVLGSENQKDYIHGFRVWASQPGKPLTEIEIPNRLLFPKNYADGRISAFIRVVDQWVQGITKCEQITPSLQEGVYSQLLMDLSHESNETSNWVNVPDLEAFLRS; encoded by the coding sequence ATGGTTAATCAGGATGTAATTGGTGTTGCAGTTGTCGGCACAGGATTTGGTCAAAAAGTCCATATTCCTGGATTCCAGGCACATCCTCGCACCCAGGTAGTTGCTGTTTATCATCGAGATTTGGATCAAGCCAAAGCGATCGCCCAATCCCACAATATTCCCCACGCCTGCAACACAATTGCAGATATTGTTTCCTTAAGCGAAGTGCAAGCAGTCAGCATTGCTACTCCACCATTTTTGCATTATGAAATGGCAAAGGAAGTTCTGCAAGCTGGGAAACACGTGTTAATAGAAAAACCAGTAACTCTTAATGCAACTGAAGCCAAAGAACTTTACTTGTTAGCAAAACAAAAAGGTGTTGTTGCTACTGTAGATTTTGAATTTCGGTTTGTGCCGGGATGGCAATTGTTTGCTGAACTGTTATCACAAGGATATGTCGGCAATAAACGTCTAATTAGAATTGATTGGTTGGGTTCTTCTCGCGCCGATGCCGTAAGAGCTTGGAACTGGTATTCTCAAAAAGAAAAAGGAGGGGGTGCATTGGGATCTTTAGGTTCCCACACCTTTGACTATATTAATTGGCTATTTGGCCCGATCCGCAGATTAAACGCCCATTTTAATACTGCTATTCCTCAGCGCAGCGATCCCAGCACAGGTGAATTCAAGCCAGTTGATACAGATGACACCTGCATGTTGATGCTGGAATTAGCTGATGGTACACCCTGCCAAGTTTCCATCAGTGCGGTAGTATATGCACCACGAACTCATTGGTTAGAGGTATATGGCGATCGCGGTACTTTAGTATTAGGCAGCGAAAATCAAAAAGATTATATACATGGCTTCCGTGTTTGGGCATCCCAACCCGGTAAACCTTTAACGGAAATAGAAATTCCCAACAGGTTGTTATTTCCCAAAAATTATGCCGATGGTCGCATTTCTGCTTTTATTAGAGTAGTAGACCAATGGGTGCAGGGAATCACAAAGTGTGAGCAAATAACACCATCACTGCAAGAAGGAGTTTATTCCCAGCTTTTGATGGATTTATCTCATGAATCGAATGAAACATCAAACTGGGTAAATGTACCAGATTTAGAAGCATTTTTGAGAAGTTAA
- a CDS encoding retropepsin-like aspartic protease, translating into MFNTSRQWIRAFAVVPTLIFLAFPPRTTAVDPGACFMVTSSGRTIGLGKLCGVTPVDSGVIRVPIKRRIGRTPVVSVTFNGKQSFEMIFDTGASNTLITMGMADALKLKATGMVEAHIADGSKVQFLTSKVESIAVGRAVANNLQVAIAPKASVGLLGHDFFSNYDVKIMEKELELRQR; encoded by the coding sequence ATGTTCAATACTAGCAGGCAATGGATTAGAGCTTTTGCAGTAGTACCCACGCTGATATTTTTGGCATTTCCTCCACGGACAACAGCTGTAGATCCAGGAGCTTGTTTTATGGTTACTTCTTCTGGTAGAACCATTGGTTTAGGAAAGCTTTGTGGTGTCACTCCTGTAGACAGTGGAGTAATTCGGGTTCCTATTAAACGCCGTATTGGTAGAACTCCTGTTGTTAGTGTTACTTTCAATGGGAAGCAAAGCTTTGAAATGATTTTTGATACAGGAGCTAGTAATACATTGATAACTATGGGTATGGCTGACGCTTTGAAATTAAAAGCTACGGGAATGGTAGAAGCACACATAGCTGATGGTAGCAAAGTACAATTTTTAACGAGTAAGGTAGAGTCTATAGCTGTTGGTAGAGCCGTAGCTAATAATTTACAGGTGGCGATCGCTCCAAAAGCCAGCGTTGGATTGTTGGGACACGATTTTTTCAGCAATTATGACGTTAAAATCATGGAAAAAGAACTGGAATTACGTCAACGCTGA
- a CDS encoding pyridoxamine 5'-phosphate oxidase family protein: MHNLEKAQAEYENFIHQFQSVIISTVNTQGVPNASYAPFVMDESKNIYIYVSELSTHTQNLSANPRVSVMLIEDEGKTEQIFARCRLTFDCMATLIERQTDAWQEIVYQFQARFGEIIDILRDLADFRIFQLTPQQGRFVTGFGAAYSISNENLSQLKHITRT; this comes from the coding sequence ATGCACAATCTCGAAAAAGCCCAAGCAGAGTATGAAAATTTTATTCACCAGTTTCAAAGCGTTATTATCAGTACTGTGAATACGCAAGGAGTACCAAATGCTAGTTATGCTCCTTTCGTCATGGATGAATCCAAGAATATATATATTTATGTCAGCGAGCTTTCGACTCATACTCAAAACCTTTCTGCTAATCCTCGTGTCAGTGTGATGTTAATTGAGGATGAAGGTAAAACAGAGCAAATCTTTGCCCGTTGTCGCTTAACCTTTGATTGTATGGCAACTTTAATAGAACGGCAGACAGATGCATGGCAAGAAATTGTTTATCAATTCCAAGCTCGTTTTGGAGAAATTATCGATATATTACGCGATTTAGCTGATTTTCGGATTTTCCAACTCACTCCTCAACAAGGGCGTTTTGTAACTGGTTTTGGAGCAGCTTACTCTATTAGCAACGAAAATCTTAGCCAATTGAAACATATTACAAGAACATAA
- a CDS encoding PEP-CTERM sorting domain-containing protein (PEP-CTERM proteins occur, often in large numbers, in the proteomes of bacteria that also encode an exosortase, a predicted intramembrane cysteine proteinase. The presence of a PEP-CTERM domain at a protein's C-terminus predicts cleavage within the sorting domain, followed by covalent anchoring to some some component of the (usually Gram-negative) cell surface. Many PEP-CTERM proteins exhibit an unusual sequence composition that includes large numbers of potential glycosylation sites. Expression of one such protein has been shown restore the ability of a bacterium to form floc, a type of biofilm.), translating into MLFKKSAFITTLSTLAILCCAGSAHAITFKMTTGIASPDGKTDQGAWSEFSGLSDFKTVDFNNGQLPTSGFAKYSLVGNGSSSVRADMWAPVGPNGEKNTSKYLAIFEGQNAVIELDDYLNYFAINWGAAHSGNIYSFYNGDTLVKSFSTADIDQAGGFAIYSPLHPGNNEAGAKLVNTQYYQGNGYVHFYSESSNDIFNKIVISQVGGGGFETDNHSFHKGTGRFTGFDPKSVPEPSTALGIMAVGGIFLWKRKNQKAAQYRQ; encoded by the coding sequence GTGCTGTTTAAAAAATCTGCTTTTATAACCACTTTATCTACTCTCGCTATACTTTGTTGTGCAGGATCAGCACACGCGATTACATTCAAAATGACTACAGGAATAGCAAGTCCTGATGGTAAAACAGATCAAGGTGCCTGGTCTGAGTTTTCTGGACTTTCGGATTTCAAAACGGTTGACTTCAATAATGGCCAACTACCAACCAGTGGGTTTGCCAAATACTCACTAGTTGGCAATGGCAGCAGCAGCGTTCGAGCAGATATGTGGGCTCCAGTTGGGCCTAACGGGGAGAAAAACACCTCTAAATATTTAGCAATTTTTGAGGGTCAAAATGCTGTTATTGAATTGGATGATTATTTAAACTACTTCGCTATCAATTGGGGTGCTGCTCACTCAGGTAACATTTACTCCTTCTATAATGGCGACACGCTTGTGAAGTCTTTCTCGACTGCCGATATCGATCAAGCTGGTGGTTTTGCTATCTACTCTCCTTTGCATCCTGGTAACAACGAAGCAGGTGCCAAATTAGTTAACACCCAATACTATCAGGGTAATGGTTACGTTCACTTTTACTCAGAAAGCAGCAACGATATTTTTAACAAAATTGTGATCTCACAAGTTGGAGGAGGTGGATTTGAAACTGACAACCACTCTTTTCATAAAGGAACGGGAAGATTTACAGGCTTTGATCCTAAATCTGTGCCTGAGCCAAGTACAGCTTTAGGTATTATGGCTGTAGGTGGTATCTTCTTGTGGAAGCGTAAAAATCAAAAAGCTGCACAGTATAGACAATAG